One part of the Streptomyces sp. NBC_00286 genome encodes these proteins:
- a CDS encoding ABC transporter permease, translated as MTTIEIAKATTPTAPARPSRRRGLLRQLIDSKKALTGLVLLTLFALLALLAPVLAPGDPSLINSTGSQAPSAGHLLGTTAKGQDVLALTLWGARSSLFVGFTVGLAATGVAILVGLASAYFGRIVDDALTLVTNVFLLLPGLPLLIILAAFLPPGTSTVILVLVVTGWAGSARVLRAQAKSIRGKDFVAAAVVTGERPLRIMFREILPNMASVVMTTLLGCVIFGIGAQAGLEFLGLGDSSVVSWGTNLYWASNDGALMTGTWWAFVPSGLCIALVAFALALVNYAVDEITNPRLRNRRARRERRG; from the coding sequence ATGACCACCATCGAGATCGCGAAGGCCACCACGCCGACAGCTCCCGCACGCCCTTCCCGCCGACGCGGACTGCTGCGCCAACTCATCGACAGCAAGAAGGCGTTGACGGGACTGGTCCTGCTCACCCTCTTCGCGCTCCTCGCCCTGCTCGCTCCCGTCCTCGCCCCGGGCGACCCGTCACTCATCAACTCCACGGGAAGCCAGGCCCCTTCGGCCGGCCACCTGCTCGGTACCACCGCCAAGGGACAGGATGTACTCGCCCTCACCCTGTGGGGCGCGCGCAGCTCCCTCTTCGTCGGGTTCACCGTGGGGCTCGCAGCGACCGGCGTCGCCATCCTCGTCGGCCTCGCATCCGCCTACTTCGGCCGCATCGTGGACGACGCGCTGACCCTGGTCACCAACGTCTTCCTGCTGCTGCCCGGACTGCCGCTGCTCATCATCCTGGCCGCGTTCCTCCCGCCCGGGACCTCCACCGTCATCCTGGTGCTCGTCGTCACCGGCTGGGCGGGCTCCGCCCGGGTACTGCGCGCCCAGGCCAAGTCGATCCGCGGCAAGGACTTCGTGGCCGCCGCCGTCGTCACCGGAGAGCGCCCACTTCGGATCATGTTCCGCGAGATCCTGCCCAACATGGCGTCCGTGGTGATGACCACGCTGCTCGGCTGCGTGATCTTCGGCATCGGCGCCCAGGCCGGCCTGGAGTTCCTCGGCCTCGGCGACAGCAGCGTCGTCAGCTGGGGCACCAACCTGTACTGGGCGAGCAACGACGGCGCCCTGATGACCGGCACATGGTGGGCCTTCGTCCCCTCCGGACTGTGCATCGCCCTCGTCGCCTTCGCGCTGGCGCTGGTCAACTACGCGGTCGACGAGATCACCAACCCTAGGCTGCGCAACCGGCGTGCCCGCCGTGAGAGGAGGGGCTGA
- a CDS encoding ATP-binding cassette domain-containing protein: MTESTAPTNPTAPTKPTAPLLSVRGLTKDFQVGTVFSRRRVRAVNDVSFDLPAGRITALVGESGSGKSTIARCLARLEQPTSGEVLLDGENVLRTERRRASRTYRRKVQMVFQDPFGSLNPVHRIEHFLTRALVLHGHSATRDALRELMATVGLTEDMLQSYPHELSGGQRQRVAIARALAVEPHLILADEPTSMLDVSVRVGVLNLMRRLRDERDIAMLYITHDLGSARYLADTTMVMFAGELVEGGDALAVMDAPAHPYTRLLLSAVPDPERAGSYDPVERARLREAILNPTSCPYGDDGTCSRTDPVRHIVGEASEARWGSPRPEAGGGQPHWVRCHLRAPASDIARRVLKATDQPDGEATAATDATEKAETTAA; the protein is encoded by the coding sequence ATGACCGAATCGACCGCACCGACCAACCCGACCGCACCGACCAAACCGACCGCACCTCTCCTCTCCGTACGAGGCCTCACCAAGGACTTCCAGGTCGGCACCGTCTTCTCCCGCCGCCGCGTCCGAGCCGTCAACGACGTCTCCTTCGACCTCCCCGCCGGCCGCATCACTGCCCTGGTAGGCGAGTCCGGCAGCGGCAAGTCCACCATCGCCCGTTGCCTGGCACGCCTCGAACAGCCCACCTCCGGCGAGGTGTTGCTCGACGGCGAGAATGTCCTGCGCACCGAGCGGAGGCGGGCATCACGGACGTACCGCCGCAAGGTCCAGATGGTCTTCCAGGACCCCTTCGGCTCGCTCAACCCGGTCCACCGCATCGAGCACTTCCTCACCCGCGCCCTCGTCCTGCACGGCCACTCCGCCACCCGCGACGCGCTGCGCGAGCTGATGGCGACGGTCGGCCTGACCGAGGACATGCTCCAGTCCTACCCGCACGAACTCTCCGGCGGCCAGCGCCAGCGCGTCGCCATCGCCCGCGCGCTGGCGGTGGAGCCGCACCTGATCCTGGCCGACGAACCGACCTCGATGCTCGACGTCTCCGTACGCGTCGGCGTACTCAACCTGATGCGCCGCCTGCGCGACGAGCGGGACATCGCCATGCTCTACATCACCCATGACTTGGGCTCCGCGCGCTACCTGGCGGACACCACGATGGTGATGTTCGCCGGCGAACTCGTAGAGGGCGGCGACGCGTTGGCGGTGATGGACGCCCCGGCACATCCCTACACCCGCCTGCTCCTGTCCGCCGTACCCGACCCCGAACGGGCCGGAAGCTACGACCCCGTCGAGCGCGCCCGCCTCCGGGAGGCGATCCTCAACCCCACGTCCTGCCCATACGGCGACGACGGCACATGCAGCCGTACCGACCCCGTCCGCCACATCGTCGGCGAGGCGAGCGAAGCGAGATGGGGGTCCCCCCGGCCGGAGGCTGGGGGAGGACAGCCGCACTGGGTGCGCTGCCACCTGCGCGCACCCGCCTCCGACATCGCCCGCCGCGTCCTCAAGGCCACCGACCAACCGGACGGCGAGGCCACGGCCGCTACCGACGCAACCGAGAAAGCGGAGACCACCGCCGCATGA
- a CDS encoding glycoside hydrolase family 32 protein: MTHDLTLPSGTPVAEGLAERALRDPHRPRFHFTSPGGWLNDPNGLTHWNGVYHLFYQYNPLAAAHHRIHWGHATSTDLVHWTDEPVALVPGTDGPDRDGCWSGVLVDDGGVPTLVYSGRHEDRELPCVARGSADLRYWTKDRANPVITAPPEGVDTTAFRDHCVWREGGVWRQLVGSGIRGVGGTAFLYESDDLRTWRYVGPLLTGDASQNRGKLDWTGTMWECVDLFGIGDSDGDGDGDGTDVLVFSAWDEGTTHHPLYWTGRYQGDTFTPTALHRLDYGGRYFYAPQSTRDEHGRRIMFGWLQEGRTDEANAQAGWCGAMSVPRGVTLGTDGRLHQAPVPELTELRRERAEVAPGPLADPYTPLHGVRGDQLDIEVTLSLAPGATARLVVRETPDGAERTVVEVSRPYVGTRGTLRLHREASSLDPTVDTEPRYGELSLDDDGRVDLRVLVDHSALEIFANGRPLAARIYPTRPDEAVGVGIGAVGDVALERFDAWQMASAFTEGPRPLWP, translated from the coding sequence ATGACCCACGACCTCACCCTCCCCTCAGGCACTCCGGTCGCCGAGGGGCTGGCCGAGCGCGCCCTGCGCGACCCCCACCGCCCCCGCTTCCACTTCACCTCGCCCGGCGGCTGGCTCAACGACCCCAACGGGCTGACCCACTGGAACGGCGTCTACCACCTCTTCTACCAGTACAACCCCCTGGCAGCCGCCCACCACCGCATCCACTGGGGCCACGCCACCAGCACCGACCTCGTCCACTGGACCGACGAACCGGTCGCCCTCGTCCCCGGCACCGACGGCCCCGACCGCGACGGCTGCTGGTCCGGCGTCCTCGTCGACGACGGGGGAGTGCCCACGCTCGTCTACTCCGGCAGGCACGAAGACCGCGAACTCCCTTGCGTGGCAAGGGGATCGGCAGACCTGCGCTACTGGACGAAGGACCGGGCCAACCCGGTCATCACCGCCCCGCCCGAGGGCGTCGACACCACCGCCTTCCGCGACCACTGCGTCTGGCGGGAAGGCGGCGTATGGCGGCAGTTGGTCGGCTCGGGCATCCGAGGCGTCGGCGGAACCGCCTTCCTCTACGAGTCGGACGACCTGCGCACCTGGCGATACGTCGGCCCCCTCCTGACCGGCGACGCCTCCCAGAACCGGGGCAAGCTCGACTGGACCGGCACGATGTGGGAGTGCGTCGACCTGTTCGGCATCGGCGACAGCGACGGCGATGGCGATGGCGATGGCACCGACGTACTCGTCTTCTCCGCCTGGGACGAAGGCACCACCCACCACCCCCTGTACTGGACCGGCCGCTACCAGGGCGACACCTTCACCCCGACCGCCCTCCACCGCCTCGACTACGGCGGCCGCTACTTCTACGCCCCCCAGTCCACCCGCGACGAGCACGGCCGCCGCATCATGTTCGGCTGGCTCCAGGAAGGGCGCACGGACGAGGCGAACGCACAGGCCGGCTGGTGCGGTGCGATGTCCGTGCCGAGGGGCGTCACGCTCGGCACGGACGGCCGCCTGCACCAGGCCCCGGTGCCCGAACTGACCGAACTGCGGCGGGAGCGCGCGGAGGTGGCGCCCGGCCCGCTGGCCGACCCGTACACCCCGCTGCACGGCGTACGCGGAGACCAGCTGGACATCGAGGTGACCCTGAGCCTCGCCCCCGGAGCCACCGCCCGGCTCGTGGTCCGCGAGACACCGGACGGTGCGGAGCGCACGGTCGTGGAGGTGAGCAGGCCGTACGTCGGAACGCGCGGCACCCTCCGCCTGCACCGCGAAGCCAGCAGCCTCGACCCGACGGTCGACACCGAACCCCGTTACGGCGAGCTGTCGTTGGACGACGACGGCCGCGTGGACCTGCGCGTCCTCGTCGACCACTCCGCACTGGAGATCTTCGCGAACGGGCGTCCGCTGGCCGCCCGTATCTACCCCACCCGCCCCGACGAGGCCGTGGGCGTGGGCATCGGTGCCGTCGGCGATGTGGCCCTGGAGCGGTTCGACGCCTGGCAGATGGCGTCGGCCTTCACAGAAGGGCCCCGGCCGCTGTGGCCGTGA
- a CDS encoding ABC transporter permease: MRLILRNLGFYLLAFWASITLNFVLPRFMPGDPVSRMFAQAQGSMQPDQIAQLRKLFGLDDRPLWEQYVSYVQSVFTGDLGISITRFPTPVSEVIGSQIGWTLLLGGVALVIAAVAGNLLGIVAAWRRGGVLDSAFPPLLIFVGSFPYFWLAMGALYLFGVTLGWFPLRHAYDVGLTPGFNGEFLSNVATHLVLPALTIVLVSIGGWMLGMRNTMIATAAEDYITMAEAKGLRPSRIMFRYAARNALLPSVTNFGMALGFVVGGALLTEVVFAYPGIGYQLLMAVQGLDYPLMQGIFLTLTAAVLFANFLVDLVYVRLDPRVRVR; encoded by the coding sequence GTGCGTCTGATCCTGCGCAACCTGGGGTTCTATCTGCTCGCCTTCTGGGCCTCCATCACCCTGAACTTCGTTCTCCCGCGCTTCATGCCGGGCGACCCGGTCTCCCGGATGTTCGCGCAGGCCCAGGGCTCGATGCAGCCCGACCAGATAGCCCAACTGCGAAAACTCTTCGGCCTGGACGACCGCCCTCTCTGGGAGCAGTACGTCTCCTACGTCCAGAGCGTCTTCACCGGCGACCTCGGCATCTCCATCACCCGCTTCCCGACCCCGGTCTCCGAGGTGATCGGCTCGCAGATCGGCTGGACCCTGCTGCTCGGCGGTGTCGCGCTCGTCATCGCCGCCGTGGCCGGCAACCTGCTCGGCATCGTCGCCGCCTGGCGGCGCGGCGGCGTCCTCGACTCCGCCTTCCCGCCCCTGCTGATCTTCGTCGGCTCGTTCCCGTACTTCTGGCTGGCGATGGGCGCGCTGTACCTGTTCGGGGTGACCCTGGGATGGTTCCCACTGCGGCACGCGTACGACGTCGGGCTCACCCCCGGCTTCAACGGCGAGTTCCTCTCGAACGTCGCCACCCACCTGGTGCTGCCCGCGCTCACCATCGTCCTGGTCTCCATCGGCGGCTGGATGCTCGGCATGCGCAACACCATGATCGCCACGGCAGCCGAGGACTACATCACGATGGCCGAGGCCAAGGGGCTCAGGCCCTCGCGGATCATGTTCCGCTACGCCGCCCGCAACGCGCTGCTCCCCTCCGTCACCAACTTCGGCATGGCGCTGGGCTTCGTCGTCGGCGGCGCGCTGCTCACCGAGGTCGTGTTCGCCTACCCCGGCATCGGCTACCAACTGCTGATGGCAGTCCAGGGCCTGGACTACCCGCTGATGCAGGGCATCTTCCTGACGCTCACGGCGGCGGTGCTGTTCGCGAACTTCCTCGTCGACCTCGTCTACGTCCGCCTCGACCCGCGCGTCCGCGTCCGCTGA
- a CDS encoding LacI family DNA-binding transcriptional regulator, translated as MATNKTRRVTMSDVARAAGVSRTTVSFVLNDKPGAAIPDETRRRILEAIDELGYRPNAGARALAANRSGWFGLITEIVTGPFAAEVITGAQSRAWGDRRFLLIAASEGDPAQEAAALDQMLEHRVEGLLYATTWHRAVTLPKVAREVPTVLVNCYDAEGELPCILPDEESGGHRATRRLLDAGHTRIGFINLDPEIPAAIGRREGYERALREAGITPDPSLVIPGWATADGAYTAACQLLDRPAADRPTALFCGNDRMAMGAYDAIKERGLRIPHDVAVVGFDNQELIAAYLRPKLTTLALPFEAMGTKGVDMLAALAAGQPLDTHRVTIDCPLLERSSV; from the coding sequence GTGGCCACGAACAAGACGCGTCGCGTGACCATGAGCGACGTGGCACGCGCTGCGGGCGTCTCGCGGACCACGGTCTCCTTCGTCCTCAACGACAAGCCCGGTGCCGCCATCCCCGACGAGACCCGTCGGCGGATCCTGGAGGCGATAGACGAGCTCGGCTACCGGCCCAACGCCGGGGCACGGGCGCTCGCCGCCAACCGCAGCGGATGGTTCGGACTGATCACCGAAATCGTGACCGGCCCCTTCGCGGCCGAGGTGATCACGGGTGCGCAGAGCCGCGCCTGGGGCGACCGCAGGTTCCTGCTGATCGCCGCGAGCGAGGGCGACCCCGCCCAGGAGGCCGCCGCGCTCGACCAGATGCTGGAGCACCGGGTGGAAGGGCTGCTGTACGCCACGACCTGGCACCGGGCCGTCACTCTGCCGAAGGTCGCCCGCGAGGTGCCGACGGTGCTCGTCAACTGCTATGACGCGGAAGGGGAGTTGCCGTGCATCCTGCCCGACGAGGAGTCGGGCGGACACCGCGCCACCCGCCGGCTCTTGGACGCCGGTCACACCCGTATCGGGTTCATCAACCTCGACCCGGAGATCCCGGCCGCCATCGGCAGGCGCGAGGGGTACGAGCGTGCCCTGCGCGAGGCCGGGATCACCCCCGACCCCTCCCTCGTCATCCCCGGCTGGGCCACCGCCGACGGCGCCTACACCGCCGCCTGCCAACTGCTGGACCGCCCCGCCGCCGACCGGCCGACCGCGCTGTTCTGCGGAAACGACCGGATGGCGATGGGCGCGTACGACGCGATCAAGGAACGTGGGCTGCGCATCCCGCACGACGTGGCCGTGGTGGGGTTCGACAACCAGGAACTCATCGCCGCCTATCTGCGGCCGAAACTCACGACGCTCGCCCTGCCCTTCGAGGCCATGGGCACCAAGGGCGTCGACATGCTCGCCGCTCTCGCAGCGGGGCAGCCGCTCGACACCCACCGGGTGACGATCGACTGCCCGCTGCTCGAACGCTCGTCGGTCTGA
- a CDS encoding ABC transporter ATP-binding protein: MEPVLEVRDLRVEYGGDGRTVVGADNVSFQIGSGEIFGLAGESGCGKSTIANAVMRLLKPPAEITAGSIRFDGGNVLALDARELRAFRWRQIAMVFQSAMNSLNPVLTIGEQIVDIFTTHEKLKKRAAREKAGALLELVGMDPGRLKAYPHQLSGGMRQRVVIAMAVALRPRLLIMDEPTTALDVVVQQEIMAQIRDLQRELGFSILFITHDMSLMVELSDRMGVMYGGRIVELADAKDLFAKPLHPYTEALMNAFPPLTGPRRELTGLFDAPRTADSCGFHVRCPEDRSDCSMNIPDLREVAPGRWVARSTARSPQGATR, translated from the coding sequence ATGGAACCCGTACTTGAGGTGCGTGACCTCCGGGTCGAGTACGGCGGCGACGGCCGTACGGTCGTCGGGGCCGACAACGTGTCGTTCCAGATCGGCTCAGGTGAGATCTTCGGCCTCGCGGGCGAATCCGGCTGCGGCAAGTCGACCATCGCCAACGCGGTGATGCGGCTGCTGAAGCCCCCGGCCGAGATCACCGCGGGCAGCATCCGCTTCGACGGCGGGAATGTCCTCGCTCTGGACGCACGGGAGTTGCGCGCCTTCCGCTGGCGGCAGATCGCCATGGTCTTCCAGTCGGCGATGAACTCGCTCAACCCCGTCCTGACCATCGGCGAGCAGATCGTCGACATCTTCACCACCCACGAGAAGCTGAAGAAGCGGGCCGCGCGGGAGAAGGCGGGCGCGCTGCTGGAGCTGGTGGGGATGGACCCCGGGCGGCTGAAGGCGTACCCGCACCAGCTGTCCGGCGGGATGCGCCAGCGCGTGGTCATCGCCATGGCCGTGGCGCTCCGCCCCCGGCTTCTGATCATGGACGAGCCGACGACCGCGCTCGACGTGGTCGTGCAGCAGGAGATCATGGCGCAGATCCGCGACCTTCAGCGGGAGCTGGGCTTCTCCATCCTGTTCATCACCCACGACATGTCGCTGATGGTCGAGCTGTCGGACCGCATGGGCGTGATGTACGGCGGACGGATCGTCGAACTCGCCGACGCCAAGGATCTGTTCGCGAAGCCGCTCCACCCGTACACCGAGGCACTGATGAACGCCTTCCCGCCGCTGACCGGCCCGCGCCGGGAACTCACCGGCCTCTTCGACGCCCCGCGCACCGCCGACAGCTGCGGCTTCCACGTCCGCTGCCCCGAGGACCGCTCGGACTGCTCCATGAACATCCCCGACCTGCGCGAGGTCGCGCCCGGCCGCTGGGTGGCCCGCAGTACGGCCCGCAGTCCGCAAGGAGCCACCCGATGA
- a CDS encoding ABC transporter substrate-binding protein: MAPSRIPSRRPRAVLRAATATAAAALVLSACTGGTGTSGAGDTSGNQLLTIPREDLATFTRNFNPLSPQAAPMTKEAVYEPLVVHSMADGKDTPWLATKWEQAKDGKFLTFTLREGVKWSDGKPLTADDVVYTFDLQKKVLGGYDYLDKVTAVDAQTVKFSFNKPFSPAFFEIGSHYILPKHIWSEVKDPAKFTNPNPVGTGPYTKIDKFQAQSYELRKNPDYWQPAKQRIAGIQMLAFSGNDSANVAFTNGEVDWTQSFIPDIEKSFVAKDKKHNHYWFPATGAMINWQLNTTKAPFDDPDVRKALSMAVDRDQITKVAMNGYAEPADCTGLARTYDDWRDSSLAASCTWTKHDTDAAAKALDAAGYKESGGKRKLKNGKDFTLDISVGSASTDWISVANIIKQDLAKVGITATVKTPDWSAVQSSYNTGTFDSGIVWSNNGATPYEYYRGVMSTKMLQPVGKQATENYHRFGDEKADQLIDAFAAATDEKTQREQMNGLQELYNEDAPVVPLFTGPEWGAYTDARFTGWPTEKNPYATLGNRNGTTILVLTSLKPVKG, translated from the coding sequence ATGGCACCCTCCCGCATACCCTCACGTCGGCCCCGAGCCGTCCTGAGAGCCGCCACCGCGACCGCCGCCGCAGCCCTGGTCCTGTCAGCCTGTACGGGCGGCACGGGCACCTCCGGAGCCGGTGACACCTCCGGCAACCAGCTGCTCACCATCCCGCGCGAAGACCTGGCGACGTTCACGCGCAACTTCAACCCGCTGTCCCCGCAGGCCGCCCCCATGACCAAGGAGGCCGTCTACGAGCCGCTGGTGGTCCACAGCATGGCCGACGGCAAGGACACCCCGTGGCTGGCCACCAAGTGGGAGCAGGCCAAGGACGGCAAGTTCCTCACGTTCACGCTGCGCGAGGGTGTGAAGTGGTCGGACGGCAAGCCGCTGACCGCCGATGACGTCGTGTACACCTTCGATCTCCAGAAGAAGGTGCTGGGCGGCTACGACTACCTCGACAAGGTCACCGCGGTCGACGCCCAGACGGTGAAGTTCTCCTTCAACAAGCCTTTCTCGCCCGCCTTCTTCGAGATCGGCAGCCACTACATCCTGCCGAAGCACATCTGGTCCGAGGTGAAGGACCCGGCGAAGTTCACCAACCCGAACCCGGTCGGCACCGGCCCGTACACCAAGATCGACAAGTTCCAGGCGCAGTCGTACGAGCTGCGCAAGAACCCCGACTACTGGCAGCCCGCCAAGCAGCGGATCGCCGGCATCCAGATGCTCGCCTTCTCCGGCAACGACAGCGCCAACGTGGCCTTCACCAACGGCGAGGTGGACTGGACGCAGTCGTTCATCCCGGACATCGAGAAGTCCTTCGTCGCCAAGGACAAGAAGCACAACCACTACTGGTTCCCGGCCACCGGCGCCATGATCAACTGGCAGCTGAACACCACAAAGGCGCCGTTCGACGACCCTGACGTCCGCAAGGCACTCAGCATGGCCGTCGACCGCGACCAGATCACCAAGGTCGCGATGAACGGCTACGCAGAACCCGCCGACTGTACGGGTCTGGCCCGCACGTACGACGACTGGCGCGACTCCTCCCTCGCCGCCTCCTGCACCTGGACCAAGCACGACACCGACGCGGCGGCGAAGGCCCTCGACGCGGCCGGCTACAAGGAGAGCGGCGGCAAGCGGAAGCTGAAGAACGGCAAGGACTTCACGCTCGACATCTCCGTCGGCTCCGCCTCCACCGACTGGATCTCGGTCGCCAACATCATCAAGCAGGACCTCGCGAAGGTCGGCATCACCGCCACCGTCAAGACGCCCGACTGGTCGGCCGTCCAGTCGTCGTACAACACCGGCACCTTCGACAGCGGCATCGTGTGGAGCAACAACGGCGCCACCCCGTACGAGTACTACCGCGGCGTGATGTCGACCAAGATGCTCCAGCCCGTCGGCAAGCAGGCCACCGAGAACTACCACCGCTTCGGTGACGAGAAGGCCGACCAGCTCATCGACGCCTTCGCCGCCGCCACCGACGAGAAGACGCAGCGCGAGCAGATGAACGGTCTGCAGGAGCTGTACAACGAGGACGCGCCCGTCGTCCCGCTGTTCACCGGCCCCGAGTGGGGCGCGTACACGGACGCCCGCTTCACCGGCTGGCCCACCGAGAAGAACCCGTACGCCACCCTCGGCAACCGCAACGGCACCACGATCCTCGTGCTCACCTCGCTGAAGCCCGTCAAGGGCTGA
- a CDS encoding TetR/AcrR family transcriptional regulator — MAHVPAAERRPQLIKAAIDFMTREGVAAGSTRAIAAELGVAQATVHYTFGTKEGLYRAVMQQLAQDLIAQVEAAAPADAGFEETVSTLAAALWRTVREQPASHQLLAELTQFALRTPALSEALENHHRGVHELTARLVTEAAERTGQPLAQPAETIARFFLAGFDGLTMQHLSLPDEEAEHTCLQAFVSAVVAMAGGRLELVSIPAN; from the coding sequence ATGGCTCACGTTCCCGCGGCCGAGCGCCGCCCCCAGCTGATCAAAGCGGCCATCGACTTCATGACGAGGGAAGGAGTCGCAGCCGGGAGTACCCGTGCCATCGCCGCCGAACTGGGGGTGGCCCAGGCCACGGTGCACTACACCTTCGGCACGAAGGAAGGGCTGTACCGCGCCGTGATGCAACAGCTCGCGCAGGATCTGATCGCCCAGGTCGAGGCGGCCGCGCCGGCCGACGCCGGATTCGAGGAGACGGTCAGCACCCTGGCCGCCGCCCTCTGGCGCACGGTGCGCGAGCAGCCCGCCAGCCATCAACTCCTCGCGGAACTCACCCAATTCGCGCTCCGCACCCCCGCCCTGAGCGAGGCACTCGAGAACCACCACCGAGGGGTGCACGAGCTGACGGCACGACTGGTGACCGAGGCAGCCGAGCGCACCGGGCAGCCACTCGCCCAGCCCGCGGAAACGATCGCGCGCTTCTTCCTCGCCGGCTTCGACGGCCTCACGATGCAACACCTCTCACTCCCCGACGAGGAGGCCGAACACACCTGCCTCCAGGCCTTCGTGTCCGCCGTGGTGGCCATGGCCGGCGGCCGGCTGGAGCTGGTGTCGATACCGGCGAACTGA